The Bos javanicus breed banteng chromosome 18, ARS-OSU_banteng_1.0, whole genome shotgun sequence genome has a segment encoding these proteins:
- the ZNF529 gene encoding zinc finger protein 529 isoform X2: MDHELVTFRDVVISFSQEEWEYLDSAQRDLYWDVMMENYSNLVSLDLESKYDTKTLSVDKVILEKNNSKWEVIENSKLVGLQNSIFRNDWQSQRKTEVQRPEVGSFSQIKIISEKLTEHQRIHTGEKPYKCIQCEKVFRISSQLIEHQRIHTGEKPYACKQCGKTFGVCRELARHQRIHTGKKPYECKACGKVFRNSSSLTRHQRIHTGEKPYKCKECGKAFGVGSELTRHQRIHSGQKPYECKECGKFFRLTSALIQHQRIHSGEKPYECKVCEKAFRHSSALTEHQRIHTGEKPYECKACGKAFRHSSSFTKHQRTHNGKKPYECKECGNAFSMGRHLT, from the exons ATGGACCAT GAATTGGTGACATTCAGGGATGTGGTCATCAGCTTCTCTCAGGAGGAGTGGGAATATCTGGATTCTGCTCAGAGGGACTTGTACTGGGATGTGATGATGGAAAATTATAGCAACTTGGTCTCATTGG aCTTGGAATCCAAGTACGACACAAAGACTTTATCTGTAGACAAGGtcattcttgaaaaaaataattctaagtgGGAAGTAATAGAAAACAGTAAATTAGTTGGCCTTCAGAACTCCATTTTTAGAAATGATTGGCAAAGCCAAAGGAAGACTGAAGTACAAAGACCTGAAGTGGGAAGTTTCAGTCAAATAAAAATCATCTCTGAAAAG CTAACcgaacatcagagaattcatactggtgagaaaccaTACAAATGTATTCAATGTGAGAAGGTCTTTAGAATTAGTTCACAGCTTATtgaacatcagagaattcatactggtgaAAAACCTTATGCGTGTAAACAATGTGGGAAGACTTTTGGAGTCTGTAGAGAACTTGCTCGACATCAAAGAATTCATACTGGTAAGAAACCCTATGAATGCAAGGCATGTGGAAAGGTCTTTAGAAATAGTTCATCCCTGACCagacatcagagaattcatactggcgagaaaccatataaatgtaaggaatgtgggaaagCTTTTGGAGTAGGAAGTGAACTTACTCgacatcagagaattcacagTGGTCagaaaccttatgaatgtaaagaatgtggaaaGTTCTTTAGACTTACTTCAGCTCTTATTCAACATCAAAGAATTCATAGTGGTGAGAAACCATATGAATGTAAGGTATGTGAGAAGGCTTTTAGACACAGTTCAGCCCTTACtgaacatcagagaattcatactggagagaaaccttatgaatgtaaAGCATGTGGGAAGGCCTTTAGACATAGTTCATCCTTTACAAAACATCAGAGAACTCACAATGGtaagaaaccctatgaatgtaaggaatgtggtaATGCTTTTAGTATGGGCAGGCACCTTACTTGA
- the ZNF529 gene encoding zinc finger protein 529 isoform X1: MDHELVTFRDVVISFSQEEWEYLDSAQRDLYWDVMMENYSNLVSLDLESKYDTKTLSVDKVILEKNNSKWEVIENSKLVGLQNSIFRNDWQSQRKTEVQRPEVGSFSQIKIISEKVPSYENHKFLTLRQRFHDSKKPFEYKQYGKVLSCELSVDEYEKIHSGKKTSECSKYWETFGVDDPYTLQLNIHTAVKPCKCMECGNVFSFYEALSVHRDDQKCYKCKEYGRTFRGIEAITSFQRIHDCKKPYECTFCGKSFRVHAQLTRHQKIHTDEKPYKCMECGKDFRFHSQLTEHQRIHTGEKPYKCIQCEKVFRISSQLIEHQRIHTGEKPYACKQCGKTFGVCRELARHQRIHTGKKPYECKACGKVFRNSSSLTRHQRIHTGEKPYKCKECGKAFGVGSELTRHQRIHSGQKPYECKECGKFFRLTSALIQHQRIHSGEKPYECKVCEKAFRHSSALTEHQRIHTGEKPYECKACGKAFRHSSSFTKHQRTHNGKKPYECKECGNAFSMGRHLT; the protein is encoded by the exons ATGGACCAT GAATTGGTGACATTCAGGGATGTGGTCATCAGCTTCTCTCAGGAGGAGTGGGAATATCTGGATTCTGCTCAGAGGGACTTGTACTGGGATGTGATGATGGAAAATTATAGCAACTTGGTCTCATTGG aCTTGGAATCCAAGTACGACACAAAGACTTTATCTGTAGACAAGGtcattcttgaaaaaaataattctaagtgGGAAGTAATAGAAAACAGTAAATTAGTTGGCCTTCAGAACTCCATTTTTAGAAATGATTGGCAAAGCCAAAGGAAGACTGAAGTACAAAGACCTGAAGTGGGAAGTTTCAGTCAAATAAAAATCATCTCTGAAAAGGTACCCAGTTACGAAAACCACAAATTTCTTACATTACGTCAGAGATTTCATGATAGCAAGAAGCCCTTTGAATATAAGCAGTATGGGAAGGTCCTTAGTTGTGAATTAAGTGTTGATGAATATGAGAAAATTcacagtggtaaaaaaacctCTGAATGTAGTAAATATTGGGAAACCTTTGGAGTAGATGACCCCTATACCCTACAACTGAATATTCATACTGCTGTGAAACCTTGTAAATGTATGGAGTGTGGGAATGTATTTAGTTTTTATGAAGCCCTTAGTGTACACCGTGATGATCAGAAGTGCTATAAATGTAAGGAATATGGAAGGACTTTTAGAGGAATTGAAGCAATCACTTCATTTCAAAGAATTCACGATTGTAAGAAACCCTATGAATGCACTTTCTGTGGGAAATCTTTTAGAGTGCATGCACAACTTACTAGACATCAGAAAATCCATACTGatgagaaaccttacaaatgtatgGAATGTGGCAAGGATTTTCGATTTCATTCACAGCTAACcgaacatcagagaattcatactggtgagaaaccaTACAAATGTATTCAATGTGAGAAGGTCTTTAGAATTAGTTCACAGCTTATtgaacatcagagaattcatactggtgaAAAACCTTATGCGTGTAAACAATGTGGGAAGACTTTTGGAGTCTGTAGAGAACTTGCTCGACATCAAAGAATTCATACTGGTAAGAAACCCTATGAATGCAAGGCATGTGGAAAGGTCTTTAGAAATAGTTCATCCCTGACCagacatcagagaattcatactggcgagaaaccatataaatgtaaggaatgtgggaaagCTTTTGGAGTAGGAAGTGAACTTACTCgacatcagagaattcacagTGGTCagaaaccttatgaatgtaaagaatgtggaaaGTTCTTTAGACTTACTTCAGCTCTTATTCAACATCAAAGAATTCATAGTGGTGAGAAACCATATGAATGTAAGGTATGTGAGAAGGCTTTTAGACACAGTTCAGCCCTTACtgaacatcagagaattcatactggagagaaaccttatgaatgtaaAGCATGTGGGAAGGCCTTTAGACATAGTTCATCCTTTACAAAACATCAGAGAACTCACAATGGtaagaaaccctatgaatgtaaggaatgtggtaATGCTTTTAGTATGGGCAGGCACCTTACTTGA
- the ZNF260 gene encoding zinc finger protein 260, translating into MIRMLESLRPESDLLQHDQIHTEEKLYECNECGKTFSLKQNLTEHKKMHTAEKSHECTECGKVFSRVSSLTLHLRSHTGKKSYQCNKCGKAFSQKGNLLTHQKHHTGEKPHECGKASIQMSSLIKQQRNHTGNKPYACKECGKAFSGKSYLSEHEKIHTGEKPFECNQCGRAFSQKQYLVKHQNIHSGKKPFKCNECGKAFSQKENLIIHQRIHTGEKPYECKGCGKAFIQKSSLIRHQRSHTGEKPYICKECGKAFSGKSNLTEHEKIHIGEKPYKCNECGTIFRQKQYLIKHHNIHTGEKPYECNKCGKAFSRITSLIVHVRIHTGDKPYECKICGKAFCQSSSLTVHMRSHTGEKPYGCNECGKAFSQFSTLALHMRIHTGEKPYQCNECGKAFSQKSHHIRHQRIHTH; encoded by the coding sequence ATGATAAGAATGTTGGAAAGCCTTCGGCCTGAATCAGATCTCCTTCAACATGATCAAATTCATACTGAAGAGAAACTAtatgaatgtaatgaatgtggaaaaACATTTAGTCTGAAGCAAAACCTCACAGAGCATAAGAAAATGCATACTGCAGAGAAATCACATGAATGTACTGAATGTGGTAAAGTGTTCTCTCGAGTCTCATCCCTTACTCTACATTTGAGAAGTCATACAGGAAAGAAATCATATCAATGTAAtaaatgtgggaaagcctttagcCAGAAAGGAAACTTACTTACTCATCAAAAAcatcatactggagagaaacctcaTGAATGTGGGAAAGCTTCTATTCAGATGTCAAGCCTTATTAAGCAACAGAGAAATCATACTGGAAACAAACCCTATGCATGTAaggaatgtggcaaagccttcaGTGGCAAATCATATCTCTCTGAGCATGAGAAaattcatacaggagagaaacccttTGAATGTAACCAATGTGGAAGAGCCTTCAGTCAGAAGCAATACCTCGTCAAACATCAGAATATCCATAGTGGAAAGAAACCCTTTAAATGTAATGAGTGTGGAAAAGCCtttagccagaaagaaaacctcaTTATCCATcaaagaattcatactggagagaaaccttatgaatgtaaAGGGTGTGGGAAAGCTTTCATTCAGAAGTCAAGCCTCATTAGACACCAGAGAAgtcatacaggagagaaaccttatatatgtaaggaatgtggaaaaGCTTTCAGTGGCAAATCAAACCTCACTGAGCATGAGAAAATTCATAttggagagaaaccctataagTGTAATGAATGTGGAACAATCTTTAGGCAGAAGCAGTACCTCATTAAACATCACAAtattcatacaggagagaaaccctatgaatgtaataAATGTGGAAAAGCCTTCTCCCGAATCACATCACTTATTGTACATGTGAGAATTCATACAGGTGATAAGCCTTATGAATGTAAAATATGTGGGAAAGCTTTCTGTCAAAGCTCATCTCTTACTGTGCATATGAGAAGCCATACAGGTGAGAAGCCCTATGGTTGcaatgaatgtgggaaagccttctcTCAGTTCTCAACTCTTGCTCTGCATATGAGAATCCATACTGGAGAAAAACCTTATCAGtgtaatgaatgtgggaaagcttTTAGCCAGAAGTCACATCATATTAGACACCAGAGAATTCATACTCATTAA